A section of the Gopherus evgoodei ecotype Sinaloan lineage unplaced genomic scaffold, rGopEvg1_v1.p scaffold_43_arrow_ctg1, whole genome shotgun sequence genome encodes:
- the LOC115642658 gene encoding gastrula zinc finger protein XlCGF49.1-like isoform X3, which yields MLSENMEQNSQQEDAQQVESHGGLLQGSQGNVSRHHVQGKACERRHRPERQQESQPGEEVGKSPNCQETQNNFKETTAQQRIQTGERPYKCAECGKTFSLSSNLIKHQRIHTGERPYECGECGKTFTHSSHLTRHQRMHTGERPYECCECGKTFRYRSDLITHQRIHTGERPYECCECGKNFSQSSNLIKHQRIHTGERPYECCECRKTFTRRSNLNAHQRIHKDARPYECFIWENLHTELTPYYT from the coding sequence ATGCTGAGTGAGAATAtggagcagaattctcagcaggaaGATGCTCAGCAAGTGGAATCACATGGGGGGTTACTGCAAGGATCCCAAGGGAATGTATCCAGGCATCATGTGCAGGGAAAAGCCTGTGAGAGGCGGCATAGGCCAGAGAGACAGCAGGAAAGCCAACCAGGGGAGGAAGTGGGTAAATCCCCTAATTGTCAAGAAACTCAGAACAACTTCAAGGAAACCACAGCCCAGCAGAGAATCCAaacgggagagagaccctataaatgcgcTGAGTGCGGGAAGACCTTCAGTTTGAGTTCAAACCTTATTAAACATCAGAGGATCCATACAGGAGAGCGCCCCTATGAATGCGGCGAGTGTGGGAAGACCTTCACTCACAGCTCACACCTAACTAGACATCAGAGAATGCATACTGGAGAaagaccctatgaatgctgtgagtgcgggaaaaccttccgGTACCGCTCAGACCTTATcacgcatcagagaatccacacgggggagaggccctatgagtgctgtgagtgtgggaaaaatttcAGTCAGAGCTCGAACCTTATTaaacatcagaggatccacaccggagagagaccctatgagtGCTGTGAGTGCAGGAAGACCTTCACGCGGAGATCAAACCTCAatgcacatcagagaatccacaaaGATGCAAGACCCTATGAATGTTTTATATGGGAAAACCTCCACACTGAACTCACACCTTATTACACATGA
- the LOC115642658 gene encoding zinc finger protein 419-like isoform X2: MQENYENVTSLGFPVFRSDVISQVKQTEEPGTPVLQGLEEREILMATCSGDGMLSENMEQNSQQEDAQQVESHGGLLQGSQGNVSRHHVQGKACERRHRPERQQESQPGEEVGKSPNCQETQNNFKETTAQQRIQTGERPYKCAECGKTFSLSSNLIKHQRIHTGERPYECGECGKTFTHSSHLTRHQRMHTGERPYECCECGKTFRYRSDLITHQRIHTGERPYECCECGKNFSQSSNLIKHQRIHTGERPYECCECRKTFTRRSNLNAHQRIHKDARPYECFIWENLHTELTPYYT; this comes from the exons atgcaggagaactatgagaatgtgacctcgctgg GGTTTCCTGTGTTCAGATCCGATGTGATCTCCCAGGTGAAACAAACGGAAGAGCCGGGGACCCCAGTTCTCCAGGGCTtagaagaaagagagattctGATGGCCACCTGTTCAG GTGATGGGATGCTGAGTGAGAATAtggagcagaattctcagcaggaaGATGCTCAGCAAGTGGAATCACATGGGGGGTTACTGCAAGGATCCCAAGGGAATGTATCCAGGCATCATGTGCAGGGAAAAGCCTGTGAGAGGCGGCATAGGCCAGAGAGACAGCAGGAAAGCCAACCAGGGGAGGAAGTGGGTAAATCCCCTAATTGTCAAGAAACTCAGAACAACTTCAAGGAAACCACAGCCCAGCAGAGAATCCAaacgggagagagaccctataaatgcgcTGAGTGCGGGAAGACCTTCAGTTTGAGTTCAAACCTTATTAAACATCAGAGGATCCATACAGGAGAGCGCCCCTATGAATGCGGCGAGTGTGGGAAGACCTTCACTCACAGCTCACACCTAACTAGACATCAGAGAATGCATACTGGAGAaagaccctatgaatgctgtgagtgcgggaaaaccttccgGTACCGCTCAGACCTTATcacgcatcagagaatccacacgggggagaggccctatgagtgctgtgagtgtgggaaaaatttcAGTCAGAGCTCGAACCTTATTaaacatcagaggatccacaccggagagagaccctatgagtGCTGTGAGTGCAGGAAGACCTTCACGCGGAGATCAAACCTCAatgcacatcagagaatccacaaaGATGCAAGACCCTATGAATGTTTTATATGGGAAAACCTCCACACTGAACTCACACCTTATTACACATGA
- the LOC115642658 gene encoding zinc finger protein 419-like isoform X1: MQENYENVTSLGFPVFRSDVISQVKQTEEPGTPVLQGLEEREILMATCSAGDGMLSENMEQNSQQEDAQQVESHGGLLQGSQGNVSRHHVQGKACERRHRPERQQESQPGEEVGKSPNCQETQNNFKETTAQQRIQTGERPYKCAECGKTFSLSSNLIKHQRIHTGERPYECGECGKTFTHSSHLTRHQRMHTGERPYECCECGKTFRYRSDLITHQRIHTGERPYECCECGKNFSQSSNLIKHQRIHTGERPYECCECRKTFTRRSNLNAHQRIHKDARPYECFIWENLHTELTPYYT, encoded by the exons atgcaggagaactatgagaatgtgacctcgctgg GGTTTCCTGTGTTCAGATCCGATGTGATCTCCCAGGTGAAACAAACGGAAGAGCCGGGGACCCCAGTTCTCCAGGGCTtagaagaaagagagattctGATGGCCACCTGTTCAG CAGGTGATGGGATGCTGAGTGAGAATAtggagcagaattctcagcaggaaGATGCTCAGCAAGTGGAATCACATGGGGGGTTACTGCAAGGATCCCAAGGGAATGTATCCAGGCATCATGTGCAGGGAAAAGCCTGTGAGAGGCGGCATAGGCCAGAGAGACAGCAGGAAAGCCAACCAGGGGAGGAAGTGGGTAAATCCCCTAATTGTCAAGAAACTCAGAACAACTTCAAGGAAACCACAGCCCAGCAGAGAATCCAaacgggagagagaccctataaatgcgcTGAGTGCGGGAAGACCTTCAGTTTGAGTTCAAACCTTATTAAACATCAGAGGATCCATACAGGAGAGCGCCCCTATGAATGCGGCGAGTGTGGGAAGACCTTCACTCACAGCTCACACCTAACTAGACATCAGAGAATGCATACTGGAGAaagaccctatgaatgctgtgagtgcgggaaaaccttccgGTACCGCTCAGACCTTATcacgcatcagagaatccacacgggggagaggccctatgagtgctgtgagtgtgggaaaaatttcAGTCAGAGCTCGAACCTTATTaaacatcagaggatccacaccggagagagaccctatgagtGCTGTGAGTGCAGGAAGACCTTCACGCGGAGATCAAACCTCAatgcacatcagagaatccacaaaGATGCAAGACCCTATGAATGTTTTATATGGGAAAACCTCCACACTGAACTCACACCTTATTACACATGA